In the genome of Kwoniella shivajii chromosome 5, complete sequence, one region contains:
- a CDS encoding 60S ribosome subunit biogenesis protein nip7, whose amino-acid sequence MRPLTEDETKAVFEKLANYIGKNLVHLIDRDEDDAYCFRLHKDRVYYLPLPMLHLATSVARPNLVSLGTCFGKFSKTGKFKLGITSLDWLAKYAKYKIWIKPSGELPFLYGNHVAKAHLGRITEDTPEHQGVVVYNMADVPLGFGVTARSTIDTRKLDPTGIIVFHQADVGEFLRDEDTMF is encoded by the exons ATGAGACCTTTGACTGAAGACGAGACGAAAGCAGTATTCGAGA AACTCGCAAATTATATTGGAAAGAACCTTGTCCATTTAATAGatagagatgaagatgatgcttATTGTTTCAGACTACACAAAGACAG AGTCTACTATCTACCTTTACCAATGTTACATTTAGCTACCTCTGTAGCGAGACCAAATTTAGTTTCTTTAGGTACATGTTTTGGTAAATTTTCTAAAACTGGTAAATTCAAACTTGGTATAACTAGTTTAGATTGGTTAGCGAAATATGCCAAATACAAG ATCTGGATAAAACCTTCAGGAGAATTACCTTTCCTGTATGGAAATCACGTTGCCAAAGCTCATTTGGGTAGGATAACAGAAGATACACCTGAACATCAAGGTGTAGTAGTGTATAATATGGCTGATGTACCgttg GGATTCGGTGTAACAGCAAGATCAACTATCGATACAAGAAAATTAGATCCAACAGGTATAATAGTGTTTCATCAAGCTGATGTAGGAGAGTTCTtaagagatgaagatacgaTGTTTTAG